A region of the Caballeronia sp. TF1N1 genome:
CGGGGTCGATCGTGCTCAACGCGGAAGCCGATTCCTTCGCGAGCGCGTTCTTCGAGCAGCACGGCTTGTCGCTGTGCGCGTCCGCATTTCATGTCGATGACGCGAAGCTCGCGTTCGAACGCGCGGCCGCTTATGGGTCGAAGCCGTTTTCGGGGCAGGTCGGACCGAACGAGCGCGTGGTGCCGGGCGTGCAGTCGCCTGACGGCAGCCTCGATTATTTCGTCGATGAGGAACCGGACGGTCCCACGCTGTGGGAATCCGATTTCATTTTGACGGACATCGACGGGCCTTACGAAGTGGGTCCGCTCGAACGTATCGACCACGTGTGTCTGTCGCTGCCCGCCGACGCGCTCGACACCTGGGTGCTGTTTTTCCGCAGCGCGTTCGGCTTCGAGGTCGAAGCAAGCGTGACCGTGCCGGACCCGTACGGTCTCGTGCGCAGCCGTGCGGTACGCAGCCGCGACGGGTCGGTGCGCATTGCGCTGAATGCGTCGATGGACCGGCATACCGCGGTGGTGGAGTCGCTGACGACCTATCGCGGTTCGGGTTTGAATCACGTGGCGTTCAGCACGTCCGATATCTTCGATGCCATTCCTCGACTCGAAGCCGATGGCGTCAAATTCCTGCGCATTCCGCGCAACTACTACGACGATCTGGTTGCGCGCTACGGCCTGGCCGACGAACTGATCGACGCCATGCACGAACACAACATTCTTTACGATCGCGACGAGCGTGGCGGCGAGTTTTTTCATGCGTACACCGAGCAGCTCGATCAGCGCTTCTTCCTGGAAGTGATCGAACGGCGCGGCGGTTACGATGGTTACGGCGCGGCGAATGCGGCCGTGCGGCTCGCGGCGCATGCGCAACAGCAGCGGGCGCGGCAGGGGGCTTCGGCGGGCGGATGATTGGCTGGCCGCGCGTGACTGCGCGTCCTATCATGAAGACATGGCGGCAATTCAAAGGAGGGCGCCATGTTCGACTTACCGATGTTTCTAGTGGGCCTTGCGGCGCTTGCCGCCATTAGCATCGTCTTGCTGGCCGACGATTGGCGCGATGCGCGGCGCGAGCGCATGGCGCGACGTGAGCTCGAGCGAGCGGCGCATCATCCGCTGCGGGAGTGGTGGCTCAGGCATCGGCACTGAGCGGCGCGCCGGGTTCGATATCGGCGGCATCGGCCAGGCGCTTGGCTTCGCGTGCCTCCGCGGCGGCTTCGAACCGGTCGACATACAAATACAACCGATGCACCGTCTGCAACTGCGTGTGAGACAGATGCGCCTGCCGCGTGATGGCCGCGAGACGCTCGCGCCAATACGAAGGCGGCAGCGCGTACCCGCCCGCGTCGCGCGACAATGACTGCCGCAACACCCGCTCGAGATGAGTCAGGTCCTGGTCTGCCAGCAATGCCGAGAACGCGCCTTGTGGCTTGGTATCGGGGATAGGGTCCATTATTGCGATGGCGGCCGTTTCTGATCCAACTTGATAGGGATAAACCCTGAACGTACGCCGTTGGCGTCAGCGTGATGAATTTTCCGCGCGACGTCCCGATTAGCGCGAGTGGCGTTTGCTATACTCTGCGCTCGCTTGGCCGTCTCGCAACGGCGAGCCGTGCGCCTCGATGCTGGCGCGCTCCCCGTAGTTCAATGGATAGAACGAGTGCCTCCTAAGCGCTAGATGCAGGTTCGATTCCTGCCGGGGGGACCATCCTAGGTGCCGACATCACCTAAGAAAACCCCATCGCCGTCTCAAAAACGCTAATCGGCAGGGCGCGCTCATGAGCGGCAAGCGCCCGTCGAATGGATACGCCTCGGCTCGGGCGTCTTGCATCCTGTCGCAAAGCGCGGCCACCTCATGGATTCCCCAGTCCTCGTGTGCGGGACGTCAGTCATTGGTTAACGCACCCATTTGAGGTGTCCACTACGGCTTGAGTCGATCAAGTCTGCCGAGACGCTGCGCCACCTACGACGAACCCCAAAGCGCGTTCGCAACCACGCCGGAATCGTTGCAAGCGCTTGGGATAGAGTTCAAGCCGACGCTGTAGCCAGCACGCATATCCAACATTGCCCCTGAGCGTCTTCCGCCATGAGATGCGCCCGTCGACTAAGCGTGCCTCAATCAAATCGATCTTCATCGCCTGTTTAATTTTTTCCTTCCAGTGCCGTTAATCCAGAAAGTTCGCGCTTAGGGAAAAGGTTAAGTGATCGTCGAATTCGATCCATGAGACAACTTCGTTCCAACCTGCCATCAGCGCATATCGCCGCAACTTCTACTGGCGGGTGACAATGCATAACAATCCGGTGAAATTCTCCTTTACTCCGGCCGATCAGGAAGCGCTGGAAAGAAGCCTCGGGCGGATCGCCTTCGCGCCCGACGGCAGCATCCTTCGTGTCAACGAGCGCTTCCTGGAGCTCTTCGACTACAAGGGCTGGGAGCTCGTCGGACGCAATCGCAGCATCTTCAGGCCGCTCGCGACAGGCGCCACCGCGCCGGACGAGATCGATACGGTCTTCGCAACCGCCAAAGCCTTCTTCGGCGAGATGCAGCAGTTGAAGCGCGATGGCACGTCCTTCTGGACCGAGGTTTCCTGCATACCGGTCGCAACCGAAGACGGCGCGGTCGGCGAGACCGTCATGCTGGTGCGCGACGTCACTGACCGCATGATGTCGGCCGCCGACGTCGCCGGCCAGATCGCCGCCATCAACACTTCGCAGGCCGTCATCCATTTCGCGATGGACGGCACCATTCTTCATGCCAACGAGAAGTTTCTGGAGGCCACCGGCTACCGGCTCGATGAACTCGTCGGCAAACATCATCGAATGTTCGTCGCCACCGACGAGGCCAGGGACCCGTCCTATGCCGCCTTCTGGGAACGGTTGCGGCAGGGTTTGCACGCTTCCGGCGAATATCGGCGATTCCGCAAGGACGAAAAGGCCGTCTGGCTTCGGGCAACCTACAATCCGATCCTCGACCTCGAAGGACGTCCGTTCAAAATCGTCAAGTATGCGGTCGACGTCACGTCGGAGAAGAAGCAGAACGCCGATTTCGAAGGCCAGATCGCCGCCATCGACAAGTCGCAGTGCATGGTGACCTTTTCGCCCGACGGCACCATTCTCGACGCCAACCGCAACTTCCTGGAAGCGGTCGGCTACACGATGGAGGAGCTCGAAGGCCGTCATCACCGCATGTTCGTCGATCCCGCGTACGCGCACAGTCTCGACTACGAGATCTTCTGGAGCGATCTGGCCGCCGGCCGTCATCGCAGCGGCGAGTTCCGGCGGATCGGCCGCGACAAGCGCGAAATCTGGCTGCAGGCAATCTACAGCCCGGTGCTCGACCAGGACGGGCGGCCCTTCAAGATCGTCAAATACGCGACGGTGGTCACGCGTGAAAAGCTTCGCCAGGCGGACCACCAAGGCCAGATCGCCGCGATCCACAAGTCGCAGAGTGTCGTCGCCTTCAATGTCGACGGCACGATCCTCGACGCCAACGACAACTTCCTGGACCTGACGGGCTATCGGCTGTCCCAGGTCATCGGTCGCCATCATTCGATGTTCGTCTCGGCCGAGGAGCGAGAAAGCGAAGCTTATGGGAAGTTCTGGCAGACGCTCGCCGCGGGCGAGTATCAGGCAGGCGAGTTCAAGCGGCTCGGCCGCGATGGCCGCGAGATCTGGCTGCAGGCTTCCTATAATCCGATCCTCGACATGAACGGGCGTACCTTCAAGGTCGTCAAGAACGCCGTCGACGTCACCGGGCAAAAGCTGCGGCAAGGTGATTACGAAGGACAGATCGCCGCGATCAACAAGTCGCAAAGCGTCGTCTCGTTCGACATGGACGGCAATGTGCTCGAGGCGAACGACAACTTTCTTACCCTGATGGGCTACGCGCTCCCGGAAGTCGTCGGCCGGCACCATCGCATGTTCGTCGACAAGGAAACCGTCGCGCATGCCGATTACGCACGCTTCTGGAGCGATCTGCGCGCGGGCAAGTTCCTGTCCTCGAAGTTCAAACGCATCGCCGCGAACGGGGCGGAAGTGTGGATTCAGGCGTCCTACAATCCGATCTACGACCTGA
Encoded here:
- a CDS encoding PAS domain S-box protein, yielding MHNNPVKFSFTPADQEALERSLGRIAFAPDGSILRVNERFLELFDYKGWELVGRNRSIFRPLATGATAPDEIDTVFATAKAFFGEMQQLKRDGTSFWTEVSCIPVATEDGAVGETVMLVRDVTDRMMSAADVAGQIAAINTSQAVIHFAMDGTILHANEKFLEATGYRLDELVGKHHRMFVATDEARDPSYAAFWERLRQGLHASGEYRRFRKDEKAVWLRATYNPILDLEGRPFKIVKYAVDVTSEKKQNADFEGQIAAIDKSQCMVTFSPDGTILDANRNFLEAVGYTMEELEGRHHRMFVDPAYAHSLDYEIFWSDLAAGRHRSGEFRRIGRDKREIWLQAIYSPVLDQDGRPFKIVKYATVVTREKLRQADHQGQIAAIHKSQSVVAFNVDGTILDANDNFLDLTGYRLSQVIGRHHSMFVSAEERESEAYGKFWQTLAAGEYQAGEFKRLGRDGREIWLQASYNPILDMNGRTFKVVKNAVDVTGQKLRQGDYEGQIAAINKSQSVVSFDMDGNVLEANDNFLTLMGYALPEVVGRHHRMFVDKETVAHADYARFWSDLRAGKFLSSKFKRIAANGAEVWIQASYNPIYDLNGKPFKIVKIAADITADVSLAADLSRAQKEVQHDPATGLPNRLGLRKFMRQVLSATDSELALFYLDLDHFKPINDTFGHEVGDLVLRTVAARLTGELTEGQLVARIGGDEFVVAATNLTRPQIVELAERLIESVSQPIAHGERWLEVGLSIGIALTPQDTLEEDELFRFADVALYRSKGKQRGTFTFYAEDAETSAETERHLAHDMLIAIKAREFDLACSVRVSANDAIAVEIQPWWNHPTLGRLGTETYLRVAEQSGLVVPLGDWILREACKLATDLPEITVCVPVYPKQLLTSDFAQTLTLALRESGVDASRLELRLERGTARVNTESLRSDVAKLRAMGLEVVADSVLAGENALSNRAYWSMDRVMVDARLGAILKRQAHPLATEIAEIEARDAKAKISGKRCFEIDARAALHSFVVLDTIKPAELTAALRETSKSAEDAQAEDDGMIANKENVA